One window from the genome of Streptomyces sp. NBC_00708 encodes:
- a CDS encoding acyl-CoA synthetase: MTGVRSSTVDGVLTRSARRTPERTALRYAGRAWTYRELDEAVTTAAAALTEDHALNPGDRVAAYAHNSDAYLIAFLACARAGLVHVPVNQNLTGDDLAYILSQSGSSLVLTDPGLTDRVPEGFPVRALRDDEGSLLAGLSTARPFTPAREPAADDLVQLLYTSGTTALPKGAMMTNGALVHEYVSAITALDLRAGDRPVHALPLYHSAQMHVFLLPYLAVGAENTVLDAPDAVRVFDLVESGQADSLFAPPTVWIGLANHPEFATRDLGGLRKAYYGASIMPVPVLERLRDRLPALAFYNCFGQSEIGPLATVLGPDEHEGRMDSCGRPVLFVEAKVVDENGKDVPDGTSGEVVYRSPQLCAGYWDKPQESAEAFRDGWFHSGDLAVRDAEGYFTVVDRVKDVINSGGVLVASRQVEDALYTHPAVAEAAVVGLPDARWIEAVTAVVVLKDEAGEEELIAHARERLAPFKAPKRVVFVEALPRNASGKILKRELRDRLA, encoded by the coding sequence ATGACCGGTGTACGCAGCAGCACAGTCGACGGTGTCCTGACCCGCAGCGCACGGCGCACCCCCGAACGCACCGCCCTGCGCTACGCCGGCCGTGCCTGGACCTACCGCGAGCTCGACGAGGCCGTCACCACCGCGGCCGCCGCCCTCACCGAGGACCACGCGCTGAACCCGGGGGACCGGGTCGCCGCCTACGCGCACAACTCCGACGCGTATCTGATCGCCTTCCTCGCCTGCGCCCGCGCCGGGCTCGTCCATGTGCCGGTCAACCAGAACCTCACCGGGGACGATCTGGCGTACATCCTGAGCCAGTCCGGCAGCTCCCTGGTCCTCACCGACCCGGGCCTCACCGACCGTGTCCCCGAGGGCTTCCCCGTACGGGCGCTGCGCGACGACGAGGGCTCGCTGCTGGCCGGACTGAGCACGGCGCGCCCGTTCACGCCCGCGCGCGAACCGGCCGCCGACGACCTGGTCCAGCTGCTGTACACCTCCGGGACCACCGCGCTCCCCAAGGGCGCCATGATGACGAACGGCGCCCTCGTCCACGAGTACGTCAGCGCGATCACCGCGCTCGACCTGCGCGCCGGTGACCGGCCCGTCCACGCGCTGCCGCTCTACCACTCGGCGCAGATGCATGTGTTCCTGCTGCCCTACCTCGCGGTGGGCGCCGAGAACACGGTGCTCGACGCACCGGACGCGGTCCGGGTCTTCGACCTGGTCGAGTCCGGACAGGCCGACAGTCTCTTCGCGCCGCCCACCGTCTGGATCGGCCTCGCCAACCACCCCGAGTTCGCCACCCGCGACCTCGGCGGACTGCGCAAGGCCTACTACGGGGCGTCGATCATGCCCGTCCCCGTGCTGGAACGCCTGCGCGACCGGCTGCCCGCTCTGGCCTTCTACAACTGCTTCGGGCAGAGCGAGATCGGCCCGCTGGCCACCGTGCTGGGACCGGACGAGCACGAGGGCCGGATGGACTCGTGCGGCAGGCCCGTCCTCTTCGTCGAGGCGAAGGTGGTCGACGAGAACGGCAAGGACGTCCCCGACGGCACCTCGGGCGAGGTGGTCTACCGCTCACCCCAGCTGTGCGCCGGCTACTGGGACAAGCCGCAGGAGAGCGCGGAGGCGTTCCGGGACGGCTGGTTCCACTCCGGCGACCTCGCCGTCCGGGATGCGGAGGGCTACTTCACGGTCGTCGACCGGGTGAAGGACGTCATCAACTCCGGCGGGGTACTCGTCGCCTCCCGGCAGGTCGAGGACGCCCTCTACACCCACCCCGCCGTCGCCGAGGCGGCCGTCGTCGGGCTGCCCGACGCACGCTGGATCGAGGCGGTCACCGCCGTCGTCGTCCTGAAGGACGAGGCGGGCGAGGAGGAACTGATCGCGCACGCCCGCGAACGGCTCGCCCCCTTCAAGGCGCCGAAGCGGGTCGTGTTCGTGGAGGCCCTTCCGCGCAACGCCAGCGGGAAGATCCTCAAGCGCGAGCTGCGCGACCGCCTCGCCTGA
- a CDS encoding SAM-dependent methyltransferase has translation MTAGPAGVPVDTSRPHPARVYDYLLGGKDHYPVDQELGERMPDLAKAGVAQNRAFMHRAAGWAAREGIDQFLDIGTGIPTRPNLHQIVQEVDPSARIVYTDNDPIVLRHAEALLVSAPEGATDYLQADVREPEKILAHARTVLDFDRPVALSMIALMHFLADEDDPYGITRTLLDALPAGSCLVLSHFTKDFLSAEQDKTDEYRASGITLRPRTRAEVSRFFDGLDLVGPGVVTAPQWHCGTPAPERREITDSFHVGVGRVRA, from the coding sequence ATGACGGCAGGCCCGGCCGGGGTACCGGTCGACACCAGCAGGCCGCACCCGGCACGCGTCTACGACTACCTCCTCGGTGGCAAGGACCACTACCCCGTCGACCAGGAACTGGGCGAGCGGATGCCGGACCTGGCCAAGGCCGGCGTCGCGCAGAACCGGGCCTTCATGCACCGGGCGGCCGGCTGGGCCGCGCGGGAGGGCATCGACCAGTTCCTCGACATCGGGACGGGCATTCCGACGCGGCCGAACCTGCACCAGATCGTCCAGGAGGTCGATCCGTCGGCCCGGATCGTCTACACGGACAACGACCCGATCGTGCTGCGGCACGCGGAGGCGCTGCTCGTCAGCGCTCCGGAGGGCGCCACCGACTATCTCCAGGCCGATGTGCGCGAGCCGGAGAAGATCCTCGCCCACGCCCGTACGGTGCTGGACTTCGACCGGCCCGTGGCGCTCTCGATGATCGCCCTGATGCACTTCCTGGCCGACGAGGACGACCCCTACGGGATCACGCGCACGCTGCTCGACGCGCTGCCCGCCGGCAGCTGCCTGGTGCTCTCGCACTTCACCAAGGACTTCCTCTCGGCCGAGCAGGACAAGACCGACGAGTACCGGGCGAGCGGCATCACGCTGCGGCCCCGTACGCGTGCGGAGGTGTCCCGGTTCTTCGACGGGCTCGACCTGGTCGGACCCGGTGTGGTGACCGCCCCGCAGTGGCACTGCGGCACGCCCGCGCCGGAGCGCCGGGAGATCACCGACAGCTTCCATGTGGGGGTCGGCCGCGTCCGCGCGTAG
- the paaF gene encoding phenylacetate--CoA ligase — protein MTALLDAAERMSRDELAALQLDRLRATLSHAYENVPHYRAAFDRAGLKPEDCRSLADLARFPFTTKADLRDNYPFGMFAVPEERVRRIHASSGTTGRPTVVGYTERDLETWANVVARSIRAAGGRPGQKIHVAYGYGLFTGGLGAHYGAERLGCTVIPASGGMTARQVQLIQDFRPDIIMVTPSYMLTVLDEFERQGVDPRSTSLKAGIFGAEPWTQEMRREIEERFAIDAVDIYGLSEVMGPGVAQECVETKDGLHIWEDHFYPEVVDPFTGEVLPDGEQGELVFTSLTKEAMPVIRYRTRDLTRLLPGTARVFRRMEKVTGRSDDLVILRGVNLFPTQIEEIVLRTPGVSPHFQLRLTREGRLDVLTVRAEARPGATPEQRAAAAGSVAAAVKDGIGVSVGVEILDPETLERSVGKFRRIVDERA, from the coding sequence ATGACGGCTCTGCTGGATGCGGCGGAACGGATGAGCCGCGACGAGCTGGCGGCGCTCCAGCTGGACCGGCTGCGGGCCACGCTGAGCCACGCGTACGAGAACGTGCCGCACTACCGCGCGGCGTTCGACCGGGCGGGGCTGAAGCCGGAGGACTGCCGTTCGCTCGCCGATCTGGCCCGGTTCCCGTTCACCACCAAGGCGGACCTGCGGGACAACTACCCGTTCGGAATGTTCGCGGTGCCCGAGGAGCGGGTCCGCCGCATCCATGCCTCCAGCGGGACGACGGGCCGGCCGACCGTCGTCGGCTACACGGAGCGGGACCTGGAGACATGGGCGAATGTGGTGGCCCGCTCCATCCGTGCGGCGGGCGGGCGGCCGGGGCAGAAGATCCATGTGGCGTACGGCTACGGGCTGTTCACCGGCGGCCTCGGCGCGCATTACGGAGCGGAACGGCTCGGCTGCACGGTGATTCCGGCGTCGGGCGGCATGACGGCCCGGCAGGTGCAGCTGATCCAGGACTTCCGGCCCGACATCATCATGGTGACGCCCTCGTACATGCTGACCGTCCTCGACGAGTTCGAGCGGCAGGGCGTCGATCCGCGTTCGACCTCGCTGAAGGCGGGGATCTTCGGGGCCGAGCCGTGGACGCAGGAGATGCGGCGCGAGATCGAGGAGCGGTTCGCGATCGACGCGGTCGACATCTACGGCCTGTCCGAGGTGATGGGGCCGGGTGTGGCGCAGGAGTGCGTGGAGACGAAGGACGGGCTGCACATCTGGGAGGACCATTTCTATCCGGAGGTGGTCGACCCGTTCACCGGCGAGGTGCTGCCCGACGGGGAGCAGGGGGAGCTGGTGTTCACCTCGCTGACCAAGGAGGCCATGCCGGTGATCCGGTACCGGACACGGGACCTGACCCGGTTGCTGCCCGGGACGGCCCGGGTGTTCCGGCGCATGGAGAAGGTCACCGGGCGCAGCGACGATCTGGTGATCCTGCGCGGGGTCAACCTCTTCCCGACGCAGATCGAGGAGATCGTGCTGCGGACCCCGGGGGTGTCGCCGCACTTCCAGCTGCGGCTGACCCGCGAGGGCCGGCTCGATGTGCTGACGGTACGGGCGGAGGCCCGGCCGGGGGCCACGCCGGAGCAGCGGGCGGCTGCCGCCGGGTCCGTGGCGGCGGCGGTCAAGGACGGGATCGGGGTGTCGGTCGGTGTGGAGATCCTCGATCCGGAGACGCTGGAGCGGTCGGTGGGCAAGTTCCGGCGGATCGTGGACGAGCGCGCGTGA